The following proteins come from a genomic window of Sorex araneus isolate mSorAra2 chromosome 1, mSorAra2.pri, whole genome shotgun sequence:
- the LOC101545535 gene encoding olfactory receptor 13C7-like, translated as MEVTNQSTMTGFVLLGLSDHPKLEKMFFVLILLMYLVILLGNGVLILVTILDSRLHTPMYFFLGNLSFLDICYTTSSIPLVLDGFLTPRKTISLSGCALQMFLSFAMGATECVLLGMMAFDRYVAICNPLRYPVVMSKSAYVPMAAGSWAAGGVNSLVQISLAVQLPFCGENIINHFTCEILAVLKLACADISINVISMGVADVIFLGVPVLLIFVSYIFILTTILRIPSAEGRRKAFSTCSAHLTVVVIFYGTILFMYAKPKSKDPLGADKQDISDKLISLFYGVLTPMLNPIIYSLRNKDVKVAMKNLVSQKCLAQ; from the coding sequence ATGGAAGTGACCAACCAATCCACCATGACTGGATTTGTCTTGCTGGGCTTATCAGATCACCCAAAGCTGGAGAAAATGTTCTTTGTGCTCATCCTGCTGATGTATCTGGTGATCCTGTTGGGTAATGGGGTCCTCATCCTGGTGACCATCCTTGACTCCCGcctgcacacgcccatgtacttcttcctggggAACCTctccttcctggacatctgctacACCACCTCTTCCATTCCTCTAGTCCTAGATGGCTTCCTGACACCCAGAAAAACAATCTCTCTCTCAGGCTGTGCCCTGCAGATGTTCCTTTCTTTTGCCATGGGAGCTACAGAGTGTGTACTCTTGGGCATGATGGCTTTTGACCGCTATGTGGCAATCTGCAACCCCCTCAGGTACCCCGTGGTCATGAGCAAGTCTGCTTATGTGCCCATGGCTGCTGGTTCCTGGGCAGCTGGTGGAGTCAACTCTTTGGTACAGATTTCTCTTGCAGTCCAGTTACCCTTCTGTGGGGAAAACATCATCAACCACTTCACCTGTGAGATCCTGGCAGTCCTGAAGTTAGCCTGTGCCGACATCTCCATCAATGTCATCAGCATGGGAGTGGCCGATGTGATCTTCCTGGGAGTCCCGGTTCTGCTCATCTTTGTCTCCTATATCTTCATTCTTACCACCATCCTAAGGATCCCCTCAGCAGAGGGCCGGCGAAAAGCCTTCTCTACCTGCTCTGCACATCTAACAGTGGTGGTCATTTTCTATGGAACTATTCTATTCATGTATGCAAAGCCCAAGTCTAAGGACCCACTAGGGGCTGATAAGCAGGACATTTCAGACAAGCTCATCTCTCTTTTCTATGGAGTACTCACCCCCATGCTCAACCCCATCATCTACAGCCTGAGGAACAAGGATGTGAAAGTGGCTATGAAGAACCTGGTGAGCCAGAAGTGTTTGGCCCAATGA